The DNA region GCCAACCTCATCCTCTCGATGAAGCAGCGCCTCGCGGAGATCACCGCGGGCCAGACCGGGAAGACCGTCGAGCAGATCAACGAGGACGGCGACCGCGACCGCTGGTTCACCGCCGACGAGGCACTGGAGTACGGATTCGTCGACCACATCCGCGAGCACGCCAGCGACGTGCACGGCGGCGGTGGCACCGGCGCGGACAAGTAAGGCAGGACGACGCACATGTACACACCCACCTTCCGCGCTGCCGGGAACCTGCCCTCCAGCCGCTACGTGCTGCCGCAGTTCGAGGAGCGCACGGCCTACGGCTTCAAGCGCCAGGACCCGTACAACAAGCTGTTCGAGGATCGCGTGATCTTCCTCGGCGTGCAGGTCGACGACGCCTCGGCCGATGATGTCATGGCGCAGCTGCTGGTCCTGGAGAGCCAGGACGCCGAGCGCGACATCACGATGTACATCAACTCGCCCGGTGGTTCCTTCACTGCGATGACGGCCATCTACGACACCATGCAGTACGTGGCGCCGCAGATCCAGACCGTCGTCCTCGGGCAGGCGGCGTCCGCGGCGTCCGTGCTGCTGGCGGCCGGGGCCCCCGGCAAGCGCCTCGCGCTGCCCAACGCGCGCGTGCTCATGCACCAGCCGGCGATGGGCGAGGCCGGTCAGGGCCAGGCATCCGACATCGAGATCCAGGCCAACGAGATCATGCGCATGCGTACGTGGCTTGAGGAGACCATGGCGCGCCACACCGGTCAGGCGGTGGAGAAGGTCAACCGCGACATCGATCGCGACAACATCCTCTCCGCCGAGCAGGCCAAGGAGTACGGCATCGTCGACCAGGTGCTCACCTCGCGCAAGCGCGCCTGAGCACGTCATCTCACGAGGGCGGCTCGGTTCTGCGGAACCGGGCCGCCCGTCGTCGTGTCCGCGGCGTGCGCTTCGCGCCGGCTCCGCACGAGGGGGCCGCGGATGCGCGGATTCCATGACTCGTGCTGCTCATTTGAGCATCATGGCGCGCGTACGTCGGTGCACTCCTAAGCTGGATACGGAAGGAGGATGTCATGGACGACGAACTTCTCATGGTGCGCGCGGCCGAGCTCTCGTACGACGAGAATCGCACGCAGGACGAGATCGGCGCACTCCTCGGCATCTCCCGGTGGAAGGTCGGCAGACTGCTGCTCCAGGCTCGCGAGCGCGGGATCGTGCGCATCGAGATCGTGCATCCGCGTGCCCGACGGCTGGGCCTGGAGCGTGCTCTCCTCGGTCGGTTCGGATTGACGGATGCCGTCGTCGTCCCTGCGTCCGACGATCCCGGCGCGGTGCTGGAGCGCGTCGCCCGCGCCGCCGCCGACCTGCTCACGGCGCTGCGTCCCGTCCCGCGCACGCTGGCCGTCAGCTGGGGGCGCACGCTCACCGCCGTCGCCGACGCACTGCCCGACGGGTGGGCGCACGGCGTCACCGTCGTGCAGGCCAACGGCGGAGTGAGTGTGAACCGGAGGGCCGGCGGCGCGGCATCCGTCGCCGTCACCATCGCCCAGCGCGGTGAGGGGCAGGCCGTGCTGCTGCCGAGTCCGGCGATCCTGGAGCGCATCGAGACCAAGCGGGCCGTCGAAGCGGACCGCACCGTCGCCGCCATCCTCGAGCGGGCCGCGGGTGCGGACACCTTCCTGTTCACCGCGGGGCCGTGCGATCCGGCATCCGCTCATGTGGAGAACGGCTACCTGACCGCCGATGACATCGCCGAGCTCGCACGGCGCGGCGCAGTGGGGGATCTGCTCGGCCGCTACATCGACGCCGACGGGAACATCGTCGACCCGCAGCTGGATGCGCGCACCCTCGGTGTCGGCCTCGACCGGGTGCGCGCGTCGCCCCGATCCATCTTCGTCACCGCGGGCATCGCCAAGCACGACATCGCGCGTACAGTCGTCAGCAACGGCCTCTGCACTGTTCTGGTGACCGACGAACCCACCGCCCTGGCACTTCTGGAGGAGACATGACGACCACGGAACTCGCCCGACGCACCGCCGTCGACGTCCTGGGCGGTGAGCCCGATGACGCGACCCTGCGTCGTTTCCTGCACGGACTGCCCGGTGTGGACGCGGTCGGGCTGGAACAGCGCGCGGCCGCCCTCGGCACGCGCTCGATCAAGGCCACCTCGAAGGCCTGGGCGCTGGACAAGGTCATCTCGCTGATCGACCTCACCACGCTCGAGGGCGCTGATACGGCGGGCAAGGTGCGCTCCCTGGTCGCGAAGGCCAAGAATCCGGATGCTTCGGACCCGACCACCCCGCGGGTTGCGGCGGTGTGCGTGTACGGCGACATGGTCGGCCACGCGGTCGAGGCGCTCGGCGACCTGCACGGCGACCCCGACGAGGGGCGCATCTCCGTCGCCGCCGTCGCGACGGCCTTCCCGTCCGGTCGCGCGTCTGTCGACGTCAAGCTGGCCGACACCGCGGATGCCGTGGCCGCGGGCGCCGACGAGATCGACATGGTCATCGATCGCGGAGCGTTCCTCGAGGGGCGCTACGGGTTGGTGTTCGACCAGATTGCGCGGGTGAAAGAGGCCTGTCGGCGCGAGGACGGCAGCTACGCCTCGCTCAAGGTCATCATGGAGACCGGCGAGCTGAACACCTACGACAACATCAAGCGCGCCTCCTGGCTGTCGATCCTCGCGGGAGGCGACTTCATCAAGACGTCCACCGGCAAGGTGCAGCCCGCGGCGACCCTGCCCACCACCCTGCTCATGCTCGAGACCGTGCGGGACTGGCATCGTGCGACGGGGGAGAGGATCGGTGTGAAGCCCGCCGGCGGCATCCGCTCGTCGAAGGACGCGATCCGCTACCTCGTCACGGTCGCCGAGACCGCGGGCGAGGAATGGCTGCAGCCGCATCTGTTCCGTTTCGGCGCGTCGAGTCTGCTCAACGACGTCCTGCTGCAGCGCCAGAAGACCATCACCGGGCACTACTCCGGTGCCGACTACGTCACCATCGACTGAGGAGCCTCATATGTCATTCCTGGAATACGCTCCCGCCCCTGAATCCACAGCGATCCTGAAGCTCAAGGACAGCTACGGACTGTTCATCGACGGGGAGTTCGTCGACGGCTCCGGTCCCTCCTTCCACACCATCTCCCCCGCCGACGAGAGCCGCATCGCCGAGATCTCCTCGGCATCCGATGAGGACGTCGATCGCGCCGTCGCAGCCGCCCGGCGGGCGTACGACAAGGTGTGGTCGAAGATGAGCGGACGCGACCGGGGCAAGTACCTGTTCCGCGTCGCCCGCCTCGTTCAGGAGCGCGCCCGTGAGCTGGCCGTCGCGGAGAGTCTGGACAACGGCAAGCCGATCAAGGAGAGCCGTGACGTCGACGTGCCCCTGGTCGCGGCCTGGTTCTTCTACTACGCGGGTTGGGCCGACAAGCTCGACTATGCGGGTCTCGGCGCGAACCCGAAGTCGCTGGGCGTGGCGGGGCAGGTCATCCCGTGGAACTTCCCGCTGCTCATGCTGGCATGGAAGCTCGCACCGGCCCTCGCCGCCGGCAACACGGTGGTGCTCAAGCCCGCCGAGACCACACCCCTGACCGCGCTCATCTTCGCCGAGATCCTGCAGCAGGCCGACCTGCCGGCGGGCGTCGTGAACATCATCACGGGTGCGGGTGCCCCCGGAGCCGCTCTCGTGCGTCACGCCTATGTGGACAAGGTGGCCTTCACCGGATCCACGGCCGTCGGTCGAGACATCGCGAAGGCCATCGCGGGCACCGACAAGCGCGTGACGCTCGAGCTCGGCGGCAAGGCCGCGAACATCGTGTTCGACGACGCGCCCATCGATCAGGCCGTCGAGGGCATCGTGAACGGCATCTTCTTCAATCAGGGGCACGTGTGCTGCGCGGGCAGCCGACTGCTCGTGCAGGAGTCGATCCACGACGACGTCGTCGACCGCCTCAAGCATCGCCTGTCGACGCTGCGCCTCGGTGATCCGCTGGACAAGAACACCGACATCGGCGCCATCAACTCCGCGGCTCAGCTCGCCCGCATCCGCGAGCTCAGCGACATCGGCGAGGCCGAGGGCGCGGAGCGCTGGAGCGCGGACTGCGCGATCCCGGAGAAGGGCTTCTGGTTCGCCCCGACGATCTTCACCGGCGTCGAGGCGTCCAGCCGCATCGCCCGCGACGAGATCTTCGGACCCGTGCTGTCGGTGCTGACCTTCCGCACACCGGCCGAGGCGATCGCGAAGGCCAACAACACGCCGTACGGTCTGTCGGCCGGCATCTGGAGTGACAAGGGATCCCGCATCCTCGCCGTCGCCGACCGGTTGCGGGCCGGAGTGGTGTGGGCGAACACCTTCAACCGCTTCGACCCGTCGAGCCCGTTCGGCGGCTACAAGGAATCCGGCTACGGGCGCGAAGGCGGCCGTCATGGCCTGACCGCGTACCTCAAGGGAGCATCGGCATGAGCGCACGACTGACCGTTCCGAAGACGTACAAGCTCGCGATCGGCGGGGCGTTCCCGCGCAGCGAGTCAGGGCGCACCTATGAGGTGCTCTCCGCCGAGGGCGCCTTCCTCGCCAACGCCGCCAAGGCGTCGCGCAAGGACGCCAGGGATGCCGTGGTCGCCGCGCGGGCGGCCGTGAAGGGCTGGTCGGGTGCCACGGCCTACAACCGCGGGCAGGTGCTGTACCGGGTCGCGGAGATCCTGGAGGGGCGCCGCGCCCAGTTCGTCGACGAGATCGTCGGCCAGGAGGGCGCCACGGCCGCGGCGGCCGGCGCACAGGTGGATGCCGCGATCGACCTGTGGGTCTGGTACGCGGGATGGTGCGACAAGTACGCGCAGGTGGGCGGCAACGCCAACCCCGTCGCGGGCCCCTACTTCAACATCTCGGTGCCCGAGCCCACCGGGGTCGTCGCGATCGTGGCGCCGCAGGACTCCGCACTGCTGGGCCTGGTGTCCGTCATCGCCCCGGCGCTGGTCACCGGCAACACCGTCGTCGTGATCGCCAGCGAGCGGTTCCCGCTCTCCGCCATCAGCCTGGCCGAGGTGCTCGCGACCAGCGACGTGCCCGGGGGAGTCGTGAACGTGCTGACCGGCTCGCCGGCGGAGATCACTCCGTGGCTCGCCTCGCACGCCGATGTCGACGCCCTCGATCTCGCGGGCGCGGGCGACCTGGACTGGGTCGACCTGGAGATCGCCGCCGCCGACACCCTCAAACGCGTGCTGCGGCCCGGCGTGGGGTCGAACGGCGCCGTCGAGCAGAGCCTGGACCGCATCACGGCGCTCACCGAGACCAAGACCGTGTGGCACACGAAGTCCATGGTGTGACGTGAGACCGGATGCCGGGGCACCATCCGACATCAGCATGCCGGGCCGCACGCGCTGCGCGCCAATGCGCCCCGGTGTCGGTGCAGACGGTTAGGCTCGAATGACGGCATCAGGACCCCGCCTGGCCGCTCGCTTCGAGGAGGACGCGCATGGCACGCATCGGTGAGAGCGCTGACCTGTTCAAATGCTCTTTCTGCGGCAAGAGCCAGAAGCAGGTGCAGCAGCTGATCGCCGGCCCCGGCGTGTACATCTGCGACGAGTGCGTCGAGCTGTGCAACGAGATCATCGAGGAGCGGATGGCGGAGGCCGGCACCGGCCCGGTCGCCGACTTCGAACTGCCCAAGCCCCGGGAGATCCACGCCTTCCTCGAGGAGTACGTGGTCGGTCAGGACGACGCGAAGCGGTCCCTGGCCGTGGCGGTCTACAACCACTACAAGCGCGTACGCGCCCGCGGCACCATCCAGCCCGCCGAGCAGCGGGCGGAGGAGGTCGAGGTCGCCAAGAGCAACATCCTCATGCTGGGCCCGACCGGATGCGGCAAGACGTACCTCGCCCAGACACTGGCCAAGCGATTGAACGTGCCGTTCGCGGTGGCGGATGCCACGGCGCTCACCGAGGCCGGATACGTCGGCGAGGACGTCGAGAACATCCTCCTCAAGCTGCTGCAGGCCGCGGACTACGACGTCAAGCGCGCCGAGACCGGCATCATCTACATCGACGAGATCGACAAGATCGCCCGCAAGGCCGAGAACCCCTCCATCACCCGCGACGTGTCGGGGGAGGGCGTGCAGCAGGCGCTGCTGAAGATCCTCGAGGGCACGGTGGCCTCCGTCCCGCCGCAGGGCGGACGCAAGCATCCGCACCAGGAGTTCCTGCAGATCGACACGACGAACGTGCTGTTCATCGTCGCCGGCGCGTTCGCGGGGCTCGAGGACATCATCTCGGCCCGTGTCGGCAAGCACGGCGTCGGCTTCGGCGCACCGCTGCACGACAAGGACAAGGATCTCGATCTGTTCAGCGAGGTGCTCCCCGAGGACCTGCACAAGTTCGGGCTGATCCCGGAGTTCATCGGCCGACTGCCCGTGGTCACCTCCGTGTCGCCGCTGGATCAGGACGCCCTCATCGACATCCTCACCGGGCCCCGGAACGCGCTCGTCAAGCAGTATCAGCGCATGTTCGAGATCGACGGCGTCGTTCTGGAGTTCGAGGAGGACGCGCTGCGCGCCATCGCCGACCTCGCCGTGCTCCGCAAGACCGGCGCCCGCGGCCTGCGGGCGATCCTCGAAGACGTGCTGGGCCCGATCATGTTCGAGATCCCCTCGGCGGAGGACGTCACCAAGGTCATCGTCACCAAAGCCGCCGTCGAGGACGGGGCCGCTCCCACCGTGGTCATGACGCGCAAGCGCAAGAGCGCCTGAGACTCGCCGCACGAACCCGCAGAAGTGCGCACAACCTCGCAGGTCCGAGCCGGATTGCTGCGGAGTGGTGCGTTTCTGTGAGAACGCGCCGGATGCTCAGGCCTCGGTCATCACCGAGCCCGTGCCGCGCACACGAAGCGGACGCACGGCGGCGCCGGGACGGTGAGGGCCGGGGGTCAGGCGCCGAGGCGCCGACCCTCAGTCCTGGAACGGGCGGGAGACGACCTCTCCGGCTGCGTCCAGGAGGACCTCCCATCCGGCATCCAGTTCCGCCAGCGGGCGACCCTCCAACCAGGTGAGGGTCCAGTGCCCGCTGAGCCCGCGCGCCTCCAGGTCGGCGATCGCGGGGCGCAGCTCGGCCGGTACGGATGCCGGTGGCTGCGTCCCGGTGGCCCAGCGCGTCCCGAGCTGCATCACTGCTCCACCGGTGCGAGTTCGATCGCGGTGACCGACAGCTCGTCGGCTTCCGCGAAGCTCAGCTCGGCGATGCGACCGACCGCGCGCAGATCGTCCGCCGCCGCACGCAGCGCCGCGATCCTCTCCGCCGGGGCGGAGATGGTCGCGGTGGACACCGGAGTCTTCTGCGACGCCTTCGCCTCGGTCTTCGCACGACGGATGCCGATGAGCGCGGCACTCGCCGTCGCCAGCACATCGGGGTCGGCATCCGGCAGGCTCACGGCTCCGGGCTCGGGCCACGCCGCGGTGTGGATCGAGCCCTCCTCGAACCAGCTCCACGCCTCCTCCGTCGCGAACGACACGATCGGCGCGAGCAGCCGCAGCAGGGCGGACAGCGCCACGTGCAGCGCGAGGGCGGCGGATGCCTGGCCGGGGTCGGCCTGATCGTAGGCGCGCTCCTTGACGAGCTCGAGGTAGTCGTCGCAGAACGTCCAGAAGAACGACTCGGTCACCTCCAGGGCCTTGGCCTGGTCGTAGTCCTCGTACGCGGTCGTCGCCTCGCGGATCACCTCGTCGAGGGTGGCCAGCATCGAGGCGTCCAGCGCGTGGGTGATCCGCGCATCCTCCGGGACGGGGAACGACAGCACGAACTTCGCCGCGTTGAGGATCTTGATGGCGAGCCTGCGGCCGATCTTCACCTGCGTGGGGTTCTGCGGGTCGAAGGCGGCGTCCATGCCGAGCCGGCTGGATGCGGACCAGTAGCGCACGGCGTCCGACCCGTGCTTGTCGAGGATGTCCGCCGGGGTGACGACGTTCCCCTTCGACTTGGACATCTTCTTGCGGTCGGGGTCCACGATGAACCCGGAGATGGCGGCGTTGCTCCACGGGGCGCGCTGGTCCTCGAGCGTGGAGCGCAGCATGGTGGAGAACAGCCAGGTGCGGATGATGTCCTGGCCCTGCGGGCGCAGGTCGAACGGCGCCACCAGGTTCCACAGCTCCTCGTCGCGCTGCCAGCCGCCGGCCAGCTGCGGCGTGAGGGAGGAGGTGGCCCAGGTGTCGAAGATGTCCTGCTCGGCATCGAACCCGCCCGGTATGCCGCGCTGCTCCTCGGTGTACCCGGCCGGTACGGAACTGGTCGGATCGATCGGAAGCTCGTCGTGGGCCGGAGTGAGCACCCGGTCGTAGTCGCGCTCGCCGTTCTCGTCCAGCGCGTACCAGACCGGGATCGGCACGCCGAAGAAGCGCTGTCGGGAGATGAGCCAGTCGCCGGTCAGGCCGCCCACCCAGTTCTCATAGCGCACGCGCATGAAGTCCGGATGCCAGGCCATCCGCCGGCCGTGCTCGAGCAGTTCGTCGCGCAGGTGCTCGTCGCGTGCGCCGTTGCGGATGTACCACTGGCGGGTGGACACGATCTCCAGCGGCCGGTCGCCCTTCTCGAAGAACTTCACCGCGTGGTTGAAGGGCTTGCCCACCTCGATGAGCTCGCCGGACTCGCCCAGCAGCTCCACGATCGCCTTGCGCGCGCTGAACACGGTCTTGCCCGCGAGCTGCGCGTACGCCGCCTTCCCGGCATCCGACACGATGACCTCGGGCGCGTCGGCGATCACGCGGCCGTCCTTGCCCAGGATCGTGCGGTTGGGCAGATCCAGCTCCCGCCACCACACGATGTCGGTCACGTCGCCGAACGTGCAGATCATGGCGATGCCGGAGCCCTTGTCGGGCTGGGCGAGGTGGTGCGCGAGCACCGGGACCTCGACGTCGAAGATCGGCGTGCGCACGGTGGAGCCGAAATACGGCTGGTAGCGCTCGTCGTCGGGGTGGGCCACGAGCGCCACACAGGCGGCCAGCAGCTCGGGGCGGGTGGTCTCGATGTGGATGTCGCCGCTGCCGTCGGTGCGGTGGAAGGCCAGCCGGTGGTAGGAGGCCTGCTGCTCGCGGTCCTCGAGTTCGGCCTGCGCGATCGCGGAGCGGAAGTCGATGTCCCACAGCGTCGGCGCCAGGGACTGGTATGCCTCACCGCGCTCCAGACCGCGCAGGAAGGCCAGCTGGCTCTGGCGGATCGTCGCGTCGGAGATGGTGCGGTAGGTCTGCGTCCAGTCGACGCTGAGCCCCAGCTGGCGGAACAAGGCCTCGAACTGCTTCTCGTCCTCGATCGTGAGCTTCTCGCACAGCTCGATGAAGTTGCGTCGGCTGATGGGGACCTGGTCGGCCGCACGGGTCGACTTGTTGGTGCCGCCCTCGAACGGCGGAGTGAAGTCGGGGTCGTAGGGCAGGGTGGGATCGCACCGCACACCGTAGTAGTTCTGCACGCGGCGCTCGGTGGGCAGGCCGTTGTCGTCCCAGCCCATCGGATAGAACACGTTCTTGCCGCGCATGCGCTCGAAGCGCGCCTTGATGTCGGTGTGCGTGTACGAGAACACGTGGCCGATGTGCAGGCTGCCGGATGCCGTGGGCGGGGGCGTGTCGATCGAGTACACGCCGTCGCGTCCGGACTCGGCGGCACGGGCACGGTCGAAGAGGAACGTCCCCTGCTCGGCCCAGCGCTCACCCCACTTCGCCTCGAGACCTTCCAGCGCGGGCTTGTCGGGGATCTGGTTCGATGCGGACGCGGCCATGAAGGGTCTCCTTGCGCGATGTGTGCGGCACCGTGTGAGCGTGCCTGAGTGTGAGCGTGCCACGAGTCTACCCGGCTGTGCCGGGAGGGTTCGCCCGCCGCACGGATGCCGGTGCGCGCCCGCCGCGGTCTGCGCGCTTCGCACGCGGCGCGGGGCGGGTACAATGAGCGGAGCAGCAGTGATCCGGCCATCACCGGGGAGCTCTCGGAAGAACAGTCGTCAGGCCCAGTAGAACCGAGCGGGGCAGGCCCGTCACAGCCGCAGTGAGAGGGGCGTCGCCGGGAGGCGCCGCACGCCGGGTGGTACCGCGGTCCGCGTGAGAACAAGGGTCGTCCCGGCAAGCGGCATCCGACCACGACCGAGCGAGCTCACATGACCTACCCCCGCCCCTCGACATCCTCAGGTTCCCGCCCCGGCGCCGCCTTCGGCGAGGCCGCAGTGAGCCCCAGTCCGCGCTTCCCCGAGATCGAGACCGAGGTGCTCGAGTACTGGAAGGCCGACGACACGTTCCGCGCCTCCGTCGCGCAGCGCGAAGGCGCCGACGAGTGGGTCTTCTACGACGGCCCGCCGTTCGCGAACGGCCTGCCGCACTACGGGCACCTGCTCACCGGGTACGCCAAGGATCTCTTCCCGCGCTTCCAGACCATGCTCGGCAAGAAGGTCGACCGCGTGTTCGGATGGGACACCCACGGTCTGCCCGCCGAACTGGAGGCGATGAAGCAGCTCGGCATCACCGAGAAGAGCCAGATCGAGGACATGGGCATCGACGTCTTCAACGCGAAGGCGCGCGAATCGGTGCTCGCCTACACGCGCGAGTGGCAGGACTACGTCACCCGCCAGGCCCGCTGGGTGGACTTCGAGCGCGGATACAAGACTCTCGACCTCGGCTACATGGAGAGCGTGCTCTGGGCGTTCAAGACGCTCTACGACAAGGGCCTGGCCTACGAGGGCTACCGCGTGCTGCCGTACTGCTGGCGCGACGAGACACCGCTTTCCGCGCACGAGCTGCGCATGGACGACGACGTGTACCAGGATCGTCAGGACCCCTCGGTCACCGTCACCTTCCCGTTGACGGGTGCGAAGGCCGAGTCGCTCGGACTCACCGCCGTGCGCGCCCTCGCCTGGACGACCACGCCGTGGACGCTGCCGACGAACCTCGCGCTCGTCGTCGGACCCGAGATCGAGTACGTCGTCGTCCCGGCCGGTCCCGACGGCGCCGCGGATGTCGTGGCCGGAGACGACCCCGCCGAGACCGCCGCGCACCGGTACCTGCTGGCCCGTGACCTGCTGGGCGGCTACGCGAAGGACCTCGGCTACGACTCCGCCGACGACGCGCTCGCCGCCGTCGAGAGAACCGTGGTCGGCAAGGAGCTCGAGGACGTCACGTACGACAGGCTGTTCGACTACTACGCGGATGCCGAGACCTGGGGCACCGAGCGGGCCTGGCGCATCCTCGTCGACGACTACGTCACGACCACCGACGGCACCGGCATCGTGCACCAGGCGCCCGCGTACGGTGAGGACGACCAGCGCGTGAGCAACGCGGCAGGGATCCCCACCATCCTCTCGCTCGACGAGGGGGGGAAATTCCTGCCCACCGTCACCGATGTCGCCGGCCGACTGTGGTCGGACGCCAACCGGCCTCTCATCCGCCTGCTGACCGAACGCGGACGTCTGCTGCGCGAGCAGAGCTACGTGCACTCCTACCCGCACTGCTGGCGCTGCCGGAACCCCCTCATCTACAAGGCCGTCTCGAGCTGGTTCATCCGTGTCACGGACATCAAGGACCGGATGCTCGCAGGCAATGAGCAGATCACGTGGGTGCCCGAGAACGTCAAGCACGGCCAGTTCGGCAAGTGGCTCGAGGGCGCGCGGGACTGGTCCATCAGCCGCAACCGCTACTGGGGCTCGCCCATCCCGATCTGGAAGAGCGACGACCCGGAGCACCCGCGCGTGGATGCCTATGGGTCGCTCGAGGAGCTGGAGCGCGACTTCGGCACGCTTCCGCGCAATCCCGAGGGCGAGGTCGACCTGCACCGGCCGTACATCGACGAGCTGACCCGCCCGAACCCCGACGACCCGACCGGGAAGTCGACGATGCGCCGCATCGAGGACGTCTTCGACGTGTGGTTCGACTCCGGCTCGATGCCGTACGCGCAGGTGCACTACCCGTTCGAGAACCAGGAGTGGTTCGACACGCACGCCCCCGCCGACTTCATCGTGGAGTACATCGGGCAGACCCGCGGCTGGTTCTACGTCATGCACGTGCTCTCCACGGCGCTGTTCGACCGCCCGGCGTTCACGGGGGTCAGCTGCCATGGCATCGTGCTGGGCTCCGACGGGTACAAGATGTCCAAGTCGCTGCGCAACTACCCGGATGTCAGCGAGGTACTGGACCGTGACGGCTCGGACGCCATGCGCTGGTTCCTCATGTCCAGCTCGGTGCTGCGGGGCGGCAACCTCGCCGTCACGGAGGAGGGCATCCGCGCCGGCGTGCGCGAGTTCCTCCTGCCGCTGTGGAACTCGTGGTACTTCTTCGCGACCTACGCCAACGCCGCGCAGGACGGCGGGTACGAGGCCACGTGGCGCACGGACTCCACCGATGTCCTGGACCGCTACATCCTCGCCCGGCTCGGGGACCTCGTCCGACAGGTGCGCGCCGACCTGGAGGGGCTGGACTCCACCACGGCATCCGCTCGCCTGCGCGATTTCGCCGAGGTGCTGACGAACTGGTACATCCGCCGTTCCCGTGACCGCTTCTGGGAGGGCGTCACCGAGGATCCCCGCAGTCGCGAGGCCTTCGACACGCTGTACACCGTGCTGGAGACGCTCACGCGAGTCGCGGCGCCGCTCGTGCCGCTGATCAGCGAGCGCGTATGGCAGGGACTCACCGGCGGACGCAGCGTGCACCTGACCGACTGGCCCGACGCGTCCGCGTTCCCCGCGGCCGACGACGTGCGCGACGCCATGGACGCCGTGAGGGAGCTCAGCAGCGTCGGCAACGCGCTGCGCAAACGGGAGAAGCTGCGCGTGCGCCTGCCGCTGGCACGGTTGACGGCCGTCTCCCCAGTCGCGGCGGACCTCGCGCAGTTCGAGGACATCCTTCGCGACGAGCTCAATGTGAAGGCCGTCGAGTTCGTGCCGCTCGGCGAGAGCACCGCGGAGGAGTACGGCATCAGCCATCGGCTCACCGTCAACGCCCGTGCCGCCGGACCCCGGCTCGGCAAGGACGTGCAGCGCGTGATCGCGGCGGCCAAGAGCGGGCAGTGGCGGGAGTGGAAGGGCGAGATCGTCGTCGGCGGCGTCGCCCTGCAGCCCGGAGAGTACGACCTCGTGCTGGAGACCACCGGCAGACCGGAGGGGGAGGCTCTCGCCGTCGTGCCCGGCGGCGGGTTCGTGCTGCTGGATGTGACCACCACGCCCGAGCTGGAGGCGGAGGGCCTCGCCCGCGATGTGATCCGGGCAGTGCAGGACTCGCGCAAGAAGGCCGGCTTCGAGGTCAGCGACAGGATCCGCCTGGTGCTGACCTTCGAGGAGGAGTCGGATGCCGCGGACGTCGCCTCGGCGTTCGAGATCGCCGATATCGCGGGGGAGACCCTTGCGACCGCGTATGCCGTGCGCTCGGGCACGGGGGTGCACCGGGAGCTCGGCGACGTCTCCGCGGATCCCGAGTTCGAGGCCGACGTCGCCGCGGGGACGTACGCCAATGCGGGAGCGTTCACCGTCGCCGTCGCCAGGACCGGCAGGGCCTCGTGATGACCGACCGGCAGCGGGCGGACGCCGTCTACGAGCTGCTGCTGGAGCGCGCGGGGGAGCGCTGGGTGCAGCCGAGGAAGGAACGAGTGGCGCGCATCCTCACGCTGCTCGACGACCCTCAGCGCACCTACCGGGTCGTGCACATCACCGGCACCAACGGCAAGACCTCCACAGCCCGGATGGTCGAGAGCCTGCTGCGCGCGCACGGCCTGCGCACCGGGCTGTTCACCAGTCCGCACCTGAAGCGCTTCACGGAGCGCATCATGATCGACGGGGAACCGGTCGCGGACGCTGCCGTCGCGGATGCCTGGGATGAGATCGAGCCGTTCGTCGGGATCGTGGACGCCGAGCTCTCCGCCGCCGGCGACGAGCCGCTGACGTTCTTCGAACTGCTCAC from Microbacterium soli includes:
- the ileS gene encoding isoleucine--tRNA ligase, with product MTYPRPSTSSGSRPGAAFGEAAVSPSPRFPEIETEVLEYWKADDTFRASVAQREGADEWVFYDGPPFANGLPHYGHLLTGYAKDLFPRFQTMLGKKVDRVFGWDTHGLPAELEAMKQLGITEKSQIEDMGIDVFNAKARESVLAYTREWQDYVTRQARWVDFERGYKTLDLGYMESVLWAFKTLYDKGLAYEGYRVLPYCWRDETPLSAHELRMDDDVYQDRQDPSVTVTFPLTGAKAESLGLTAVRALAWTTTPWTLPTNLALVVGPEIEYVVVPAGPDGAADVVAGDDPAETAAHRYLLARDLLGGYAKDLGYDSADDALAAVERTVVGKELEDVTYDRLFDYYADAETWGTERAWRILVDDYVTTTDGTGIVHQAPAYGEDDQRVSNAAGIPTILSLDEGGKFLPTVTDVAGRLWSDANRPLIRLLTERGRLLREQSYVHSYPHCWRCRNPLIYKAVSSWFIRVTDIKDRMLAGNEQITWVPENVKHGQFGKWLEGARDWSISRNRYWGSPIPIWKSDDPEHPRVDAYGSLEELERDFGTLPRNPEGEVDLHRPYIDELTRPNPDDPTGKSTMRRIEDVFDVWFDSGSMPYAQVHYPFENQEWFDTHAPADFIVEYIGQTRGWFYVMHVLSTALFDRPAFTGVSCHGIVLGSDGYKMSKSLRNYPDVSEVLDRDGSDAMRWFLMSSSVLRGGNLAVTEEGIRAGVREFLLPLWNSWYFFATYANAAQDGGYEATWRTDSTDVLDRYILARLGDLVRQVRADLEGLDSTTASARLRDFAEVLTNWYIRRSRDRFWEGVTEDPRSREAFDTLYTVLETLTRVAAPLVPLISERVWQGLTGGRSVHLTDWPDASAFPAADDVRDAMDAVRELSSVGNALRKREKLRVRLPLARLTAVSPVAADLAQFEDILRDELNVKAVEFVPLGESTAEEYGISHRLTVNARAAGPRLGKDVQRVIAAAKSGQWREWKGEIVVGGVALQPGEYDLVLETTGRPEGEALAVVPGGGFVLLDVTTTPELEAEGLARDVIRAVQDSRKKAGFEVSDRIRLVLTFEEESDAADVASAFEIADIAGETLATAYAVRSGTGVHRELGDVSADPEFEADVAAGTYANAGAFTVAVARTGRAS